One Trichoderma asperellum chromosome 5, complete sequence genomic region harbors:
- a CDS encoding uncharacterized protein (EggNog:ENOG41~antiSMASH:Cluster_5.6): MDDGDQGLYMIEIQHFLDAERSLLSLLENAEDDSVFATKVHRSLLGVYERTGRSIRAKSSASLEFEIVGRYSQDAGNDVANTWSNMGYTRVSAFEASDGLPYLDKAISMAKDVPEPKRWQQFNIDRFLRNRGRANEQLRRFEDALRDFDEAEYYQEKIHGPGSHYDGETQYERAKIEAWRGNLEKAYSLTTKAHHLVSAGKPTHASVMAAQYRLGWIAMLQGENVLALQHLEKSLVISRINEQHRGNSGESARIQWRMSQVLERMGREEDAMPLREAAVKVKASLLTTGDYAQVEDEDSSWDALVGLLYR, translated from the exons ATGGACGATGGTGACCAAGGGTT GTATATGATCGAGATTCAGCATTTTTTGGATGCCGAGCGTTccctcttgtctctcttgGAGAACGCGGAGGATGATTCCGTATTCGCTACCAAAGTTCACCGAAGCCTTCTAGGAGTTTATGAGAGAACTGGCCGCAGCATTCGTGCTAAGAGTTCTGCCTCCTTGGAGTTCGAGATTGTTGGAAGATATTCTCAGGATGCGGGCAACGATGTTGCTAATACCTGGAGCAATATGGGTTACACAAGAGTTTCTGCCTTCGAGGCTTCAGATGGGTTACCATATCTTGACAAGGCCATCTCGATGGCCAAGGATGTACCTGAGCCAAAGCGCTGGCAACAGTTCAACATTGACCGCTTCTTGCGCAACAGAGGGCGTGCAAACGAGCAACTGCGGCGTTTCGAAGACGCCTTACGTGACTTTGATGAGGCGGAGTACTATCAGGAGAAAATCCATGGACCAGGCAGTCATTATGATGGAGA AACCCAATATGAGCGTGCCAAAATTGAAGCTTGGCGTGGCAATCTTGAGAAAGCGTACTCACTCACCACAAAAGCTCATCATCTGGTGTCTGCAGGCAAACCTACACACGCGAGTGTAATGGCAGCGCAGTACCGCCTGGGATGGATTGCTATGCTCCAAGGGGAAAATGTTCTTGCGTTGCAGCACTTGGAGAAATCGCTGGTCATTTCAAGGATCAATGAGCAGCACAGAGGGAACTCGGGCGAGTCGGCCAGGATTCAATGGCGTATGTCACAGGTCTTGGAGCGCatgggcagagaagaagatgccatGCCTCTTCGGGAGGCGGCTGTAAAGGTCAAAGCTAGTCTGCTTACTACCGGGGACTACGCCCaagttgaagacgaagacagTTCCTGGGATGCACTGGTCGGCTTACTATATCGTTGA
- a CDS encoding uncharacterized protein (EggNog:ENOG41~SMCOG1039:aldo/keto reductase family oxidoreductase~antiSMASH:Cluster_5.6) has product MPLLAPSRPTLLKATFHSLVVFDGFLTNNLGTLVPSFIPPPSSTLNWRYFRSLATRTMQIPTLPLKDGNAVPMLGFGTGTTWYKNNPEDPLSLQLVELLKAALAQGYAHIDTADSYGTEREVGLAIQQSSISREKLFITTKVQDGWEDVPAALDASLERLRLEYVDLYLLHNPYVIGSNEGIQAAWKGLEIVKAQGKAKSIGISNFQRHHIETLLQTCTIKPVMNQLEFHPYLQRANDFVPWMREHDIEVSSFKSLAPITVGKGGPLDELLPSLAGKYKVTESVVLLSWCIGQNISPITTTSSQSRLDEYSTATEVVLEPADVEEITQAGLKYHFRWWGKYFFEPDDRS; this is encoded by the exons ATGCCGTTGCTTGCACCCTCTCGACCGACCCTCTTAAAGGCCACATTCCATTCCCTTGTGGTATTCGATGGATTTCTTACAAATAACCTGGGCACCTTGGTTCCTTCATTCATTCCTccgccatcttcaactttGAACTGGAGGTATTTTCGGTCTCTGGCCACTCGAACGATGCAGATCCCCACGCTTCCACTCAAAGATGGCAATGCTGTACCCATG CTTGGATTCGGCACTGGGACCACATGGTACAAGAACAACCCAGAAGATCCTTTGAGTCTCCAGCTCGTTGAATTACTGAAGGCAGCCCTTGCACAGGGCTACGCACATATCGACACTGCAGACTCATACGGAACTGAGCGAGAAGTTGGCCTAGCAATACAGCAAAGTAGTATTTCACGAGAgaagctcttcatcaccaccaaggtTCAAGATGGATGGGAAGATGTTCCGGCAGCTTTGGACGCCAGCCTTGAGAGACTGCGGTTGGAATACGTGGATTT GTACCTTTTGCACAACCCGTACGTAATTGGGTCTAATGAAGGCATACAGGCAGCATGGAAGGGGCTCGAGATCGTCAAGGCGCAAGGAAAGGCCAAGTCTATTGGCATTTCCAACTTCCAGAGGCATCACATCGAAACCCTTCTCCAGACATGCACTATAAAACCTGTAATGAATCAGCTAGAATTCCATCCCTATCTCCAGCGCGCCAACGATTTCGTGCCTTGGATGCGCGAACATGACATTGAGGTATCGTCCTTCAAAAGTTTGGCGCCAATCACGGTGGGCAAAGGTGGCCCTCTTGACGAGCTTCTTCCATCACTTGCGGGAAAGTATAAGGTGACAGAATCGGTAGTATTACTGAGCTGGTGCATTGGGCAAAATATTTCCCCCATTACCACAACGTCTAGCCAGTCTCGCCTTGACGAGTACAGCACAGCTACTGAAGTAGTGCTAGAGCCGGCGGACGTCGAGGAAATTACTCAGGCTGGATTAAAATATCACTTCAGATGGTGGGGAAAGTACTTTTTCGAACCGGACGATAGATCTTAG
- a CDS encoding uncharacterized protein (EggNog:ENOG41~TransMembrane:12 (i41-58o85-104i111-130o142-162i174-193o205-228i280-303o315-334i346-364o370-391i403-424o436-457i)~SMCOG1106:major facilitator transporter~antiSMASH:Cluster_5.6), producing MENLKSETTQLELSGFSESLSFQDMTDSERNLMERKMIRKVDVRLLTMTILMYILNYLDRNNIASAKLAGMQTDLRLHGNQYETAVSILFVGYILMQVPSNLVLNKLGKPSLYLPSCMVAWGIVSTATAATTTFGGLLACRLLLGVIEAAYFPGCLYLLSCWYTRKELVKRTALLYSGSIISGAFSGLFAAGITQNLDGTRGLSAWRWLFIIEGCMTITVAIIAYFILPDLPRTTPWLNSQEKKLAVWRLEADIGEDDWVDSNHQSFIMGARAAFCDYKVWLLLGSVYGSTSAGSITTFFPTVMKGLGKGTVETLLLTTPPYLIGAVMLFINAWHADKTGERYLHIILPTVLAIASFILGVSTTSFAPRYVAMCFVVGAVYSGYVVCLGYISNVIPRPADKRASAIAIINCISNACSIYTSYFYPDSDSPRYTKAFCINIAMLAMSLCFATILRIVLGRENKRLDMEDGANPEDPVRNSRFRYLL from the exons ATGGAGAATCTAAAGAGCGAGACTACACAGCTAGAATTATCCGGATTCTCGGAGTCATTATCCTTCCAGGATATGACGGACAGCGAGAGGAATCTAATGGAACGTAAAATGATCAGAAAAGTGGACGTTAGACTATTGACCATGACAATTTTAATGTACATTCTCAATTATCTCGATCGCAACAACATTGCTTCAGCCAAACTGGCCGGTATGCAGACAGACCTGAGACTTCACGGAAACCAATACGAG ACAGCAGTTAGCATCCTTTTCGTTGGTTATATTCTGATGCAAG TTCCTTCTAATCTTGTCTTGAACAAACTCGGAAAGCCTTCTCTGTACCTTCCAAGCTGCATGGTAGCTTGGGGTATCGTGTCAaccgcaacagcagcgacaACGACCTTTGGCGGCTTGTTGGCTTGTCGACTTCTGCTTGGAGTTATAGAAGCAGCTTATTTT CCTGGCTGTTTGTATCTGTTGTCATGCTGGTACACTCGAAAGGAGTTGGTCAAGCGAACTGCGCTACTCTACTCTGGTTCTATCATATCAGGTGCCTTTTCAGGACTTTTTGCGGCGGGGATTACTCAAAACCTCGACGGAACTCGTGGCCTCTCGGCATGGAGGTGGCTCTTCATCATTGAGGGATGCATGACG ATCACCGTGGCCATTATTGCCTATTTTATTCTCCCGGACCTGCCTCGCACTACGCCTTGGCTCAATAGCCAGGAGAAGAAACTAGCTGTGTGGAGGTTGGAAGCAGATATAGGAGAGGATGATTGGGTAGACAGCAATCATCAGTCCTTCATAATGGGGGCAAGGGCAGCATTCTG CGATTATAAGGTCTGGCTGCTTCTTGGGTCAGTGTATGGCTCGACATCCGCCGGATCCATAACCACATTTTTTCCAAC CGTTATGAAAGGGTTAGGTAAAGGCACCGTTGAGACGCTACTTTTAACGACGCCGCCTTATTTGATTGGGGCCGTGATGCTGTTTATCAATGCTTGGCATGCCGACAAAACCGGCGAACGATATCTCCACATAATTTTGCCTACAGTGCTCGCTATTGCATCATTCATTTTAGGTGTCTCGACGACATCTTTTGCGCCTCGCTATGT CGCGATGTGTTTCGTAGTTGGAGCAGTCTATTCTGGCTACGTGGTATGTTTGGGATACATTTCCAACG TTATTCCGAGGCCAGCGGACAAACGTGCATCTGCAATTGCTATTATCAACTGTATAAGTAATGCATGCTCAATCTATACATCTTACTTCTATCCTG ACTCCGACTCGCCGCGATATACCAAAGCGTTTTGCATCAATATAGCCATGCTTGCCATGTCACTTTGTTTTGCTACGATTTTACGTATTGTTCTTGgtagagaaaacaaaagattgGATATGGAAGATGGTGCAAATCCAGAGGATCCCGTACGAAATAGTAGATTCCGTTACCTACTTTAA